From Nicotiana tabacum cultivar K326 chromosome 22, ASM71507v2, whole genome shotgun sequence, one genomic window encodes:
- the LOC107778686 gene encoding uncharacterized protein LOC107778686 produces the protein MDKVQLNRQRFLTAQRIQKSYADKRRRDLVFTIGDKVFLLVSPMKGVMRFGKRGKLRPRFIGPYEILDRVGAVAYRLALPPELSFIHPVFHVSMLRKCISDSSQVLESPAISLDEKFSYEEEPIAIADR, from the coding sequence ATGGACAAAGTCCAGTTGAACAGACAGAGATTTCTTACAGCTCAAAGAATACAAAAGTCTTATGctgataagagaagaagagatttagTGTTCACAATTGGAGACAAAGTGTTCCTACTAGTCTctcctatgaaaggtgtgatgcggtttgggaaaagAGGCAAACTGAGGCCCAGGTTTATAGGACCGTATGAGATACTAGACCGAGTGGGAGCTGTTGCTTATCGTTTGGCACTTCCTCCCGAGTTGTCCTTtattcatccagtttttcatgtctCAATGCTAAGGAAATGTATATCAGACTCATCACAGGTGCTTGAATCACCTGCTATATCGCTTGATGAGAAGTtttcttacgaggaggagccgatcgCTATTGCTGATAGATAA